Genomic segment of Methanobrevibacter woesei:
TATATTTTGAATAAAGTGACTGCTTCTAAATGGCAAGTCTTCTTCTTTTAAAAGCAATTCACCCCTACAAATAATTCCTTGTTTAGAAGAATCATAAAATACATCCTGTTTATCTTTCATTGAACAGAAAACAATGTTTTCATCATTTAAATCATCAGCTATTTTCTTAAGCAAATCATCATCATGATTTAATACAACAGTTTCATCAATAGCTTCTGGAACTTGATGAATTTCACTGTAAACTTCTTCAATTGAATTTACAAGACCAATGTGATCCATAGCAATATTTGTAATTACTCCAACTTTAGGATGAATAGCTTCAGACATTAAATATGCATGCCCTTTCATTAGATTACCTAGCCATCCTTGAACTTCAGAAACTTCAATAACTAAATAATCCAAAGAACCATTTTCTATGACTTCATCAGAAATTAATTTGGATACCATTGGATCAATTAATGTATTAAATTCAGATTCTGCATCAGTATTTGTGAAAACTTTATAACCATTTTCTTTTAAGATATGATAAATTAAATGAGAAGTGGTTGATTTACCATTAGTACCTGTTATAATAATATTTTCTGAATTAGGCGAATATTTATTAATAGTCCATTTAAGTGCAAAAGCATTAGCTAATTCAATCCTGTCAACAATGATTAATGGGAAATTAAGTTCTTCTGCTTTTTCAACTGCATTTTCTTTTGGAGTCTGAGTTATTAAACAAGCAACATCCTTTGAAGCAGCTATTTCAATACCTTTTCCATTAATCCAATGCCTTATAACAATATCTCCTTTTGTAGCATCATTTAATAACGTAAAACGTCCAATAAATCCCTCATTAAAAAAATAATCTGAATTTCCAACTATTTTACCTTCAACAAAACTAGCTAATTCATTAATATTAAAATCCATAAATAATCACCTAAAAAAAATAAAAAAAAAGATTAGAATAAAAAGACTTGTGCAACAAGTCCAATTATACATAATATTGCAGTAACAGCCCAATAGGTCAATACAATTTTAGTTTCAGACATACCATAATGGTTTAAAGTATGATGTAATGGCTCTACAGGCAATTTAATAATATTAGCCCTATGTAATAAACTTACAACAACTGAAAATATAGGTACACCTAATGCAAGAACTCCAAAGTATGGAACATCAGCTATAAGAACTGCTGCAGCATAACCAGTACCTAAAACAAAAGAACCAGTATCCCCCATAAATATAGATGCCGGATATTTATTAAATACTAAAAATCCTAAACAGAGCCCTGCTAAAACTATAAATGGAGGTAGAACATCCATATTTCCTATAACATAACCATAAACACAGCATGCAATAGATGCAATAGCTATAATACCTGCAGCTAAACCATCCATACCATCAATTAAGTTTACACTGTTAATAGAACCTAAAATAGCAATTACAACAACAGGAAACATTAACCATCCTAATTCAAAACCACCAAGAGTTGTAACAATTCCTGTTAAACCTAATAAGATACCTAATACAATTTGACATATAATTTTTTCAGATTCTTCAGGTTCTGTTTTAATAGGAACCTCACCGATAACTTCAACTTTTCCATCAGCTAAAAGCTTATCAACTTCAGATTTAGCTTTAGGAGTAGCTACTCTAACTTCTTCATTTGGTTCAACTTCTAATCTCCCTAAAGAAATAACTTTATTTGAGACATTTACAACAAGTTTTTGAACTTCTTTAACTTTAAGTCCAATTAAATCATCAACTAAACCTACAATTCCACCTGCAAGCATAATAAATGACATTATTAAAATTGGAGTGTTTTGATAGTAAATAGCTATTAATAAAAGGATGGTGAAAAGAAATGCAATTCCACCCATTGTAGGAGTTCCACTTTTATGCCTATGTTCACTAACAATAGGATTATCAGCTATTCTTGCCTTCAAAAGTATTCTCCTAACATAATATGTGAAAACTATTGAGGCAATTAAAGTAATTAAAAACAAGATTAACATGTCTGTATAATTCATTTTACCACACAAAAATTTTCAAATTATATAATAAATTTATAATCAGTAATATATATAATTATTAGATAGAGTATATAAGAAAAAAAAATAAAAAATAAGCTTAATTCAATAAACTATTTTTAAATTCATTAAGCTTTTCACTTGATTTAGCACGAATAGTAATCCTCTGATAACCTTCAGGCCCATGAACTACAAAATCATCTTTAGCAAAAGATTTTAGTGGTTCAGAATGTTTTGGTCCATTATAGTTACCAATTGGAATTTCAGTTGCATAGAATTCCTTTAATTTAGAATCAATATTTTCTTTACTGAATTCACCTATTGCCATGTTAATTAACTCATGTAATGAATTAACATCACAGGTAGCGGTTGTTAAATATCTTGTACCATTTGGCCTTGTATTAACTTCAATAGCATAAAGAGTGTCTTTAGAGTGAGAATACATAAAGTCCATTTCAAATATTCCATCAGAGTTAAGTTCACTAGCTACTTTCTCAGCAGCTTCAATTACCCTCTCAT
This window contains:
- a CDS encoding Mur ligase family protein, yielding MDFNINELASFVEGKIVGNSDYFFNEGFIGRFTLLNDATKGDIVIRHWINGKGIEIAASKDVACLITQTPKENAVEKAEELNFPLIIVDRIELANAFALKWTINKYSPNSENIIITGTNGKSTTSHLIYHILKENGYKVFTNTDAESEFNTLIDPMVSKLISDEVIENGSLDYLVIEVSEVQGWLGNLMKGHAYLMSEAIHPKVGVITNIAMDHIGLVNSIEEVYSEIHQVPEAIDETVVLNHDDDLLKKIADDLNDENIVFCSMKDKQDVFYDSSKQGIICRGELLLKEEDLPFRSSHFIQNILSAIGCCISLGISKEGIVKGVKSYKSLNRRFSILNKNPLIIDDFAHNPDGIKATISESVKLVPENHKLFVVCSIRGSRGVDINKYNVEALVESYTENMDIVLSSSVDVVNSLNFVEDDERDVFFDVLNKNNVPFIHFDNLFDALKDTYDNADKKDVILLIGAQGMDPAEELLKDIL
- a CDS encoding glycosyltransferase family 4 protein encodes the protein MCGKMNYTDMLILFLITLIASIVFTYYVRRILLKARIADNPIVSEHRHKSGTPTMGGIAFLFTILLLIAIYYQNTPILIMSFIMLAGGIVGLVDDLIGLKVKEVQKLVVNVSNKVISLGRLEVEPNEEVRVATPKAKSEVDKLLADGKVEVIGEVPIKTEPEESEKIICQIVLGILLGLTGIVTTLGGFELGWLMFPVVVIAILGSINSVNLIDGMDGLAAGIIAIASIACCVYGYVIGNMDVLPPFIVLAGLCLGFLVFNKYPASIFMGDTGSFVLGTGYAAAVLIADVPYFGVLALGVPIFSVVVSLLHRANIIKLPVEPLHHTLNHYGMSETKIVLTYWAVTAILCIIGLVAQVFLF